In Mytilus galloprovincialis chromosome 1, xbMytGall1.hap1.1, whole genome shotgun sequence, the following are encoded in one genomic region:
- the LOC143057995 gene encoding uncharacterized protein LOC143057995, with the protein MEKSRTTPYHPMGNGLTERFNRTLLNMLGTLQTTQKRDWKSHVAGLVHAYNCTKQTTTGFSPYFLMFGRHPRLPVDIAFGIDDTGTKEPSTKYAEAMKERLKKAYKLASRSAKTAQSRQKEGYDKRDRGAILQPGDRVLIKVVAFEGKHKIADKWEEDTYRIVRQPNKDIPVYVVQKENGEGRKRTLHRNLLLPIGHLPGLEKATEPKRNPAPRKPPIKTVLEEKKTNSDSTKEETDIESDEESQQGYMIYLPEEDAQSNTNSDAVPVVDGQQGTVNLAGDDQLLVDGSQENGFGQDVIPPVQINTGEPPLGADVTTGQEATDQIDRGDTSDKQDEQDGSTLPDTSGDTEADTDNTTAQDNIQQQPARLRRRRILPTPPRELPSRTRIRKPPAYLKDYITKQAIGQTSSWLQKVEWLTRQLKDGMFRGMENDITRTIIEIVKETP; encoded by the coding sequence ATGGAAAAGTCCCGAACAACACCTTACCATCCTATGGGTAACGGACTTACAGAGAGATTCAACCGTACCTTGTTGAATATGCTTGGAACTCTACAGACTACACAGAAGAGAGATTGGAAGTCCCACGTAGCTGGACTTGTACATGCGTACAACTGTACCAAACAGACAACCACTGGATTTTCTCCGTACTTCTTGATGTTTGGTAGACATCCACGTTTGCCTGTGGACATAGCATTTGGAATTGATGATACTGGTACTAAGGAACCATCTACAAAGTATGCCGAAGCAATGAAGGAGCGTCTGAAGAAAGCATATAAACTTGCATCTCGTTCAGCAAAGACAGCACAAAGTCGACAGAAAGAAGGATACGATAAAAGAGACCGTGGAGCCATTTTGCAACCTGGAGATCGTGTACTTATTAAAGTAGTAGCCTTTGAAGGGAAGCATAAGATAGCAGATAAATGGGAAGAGGACACATACAGAATTGTTAGACAGCCTAACAAAGACATACCTGTTTATGTGGTCCAGAAGGAAAATGGAGAAGGACGCAAAAGAACACTGCATAGAAACCTCCTTCTACCGATTGGACATCTGCCCGGTTTGGAAAAGGCTACAGAGCCTAAGAGAAACCCTGCACCAAGGAAACCACCTATAAAGACAGTCCTTGAGGAAAAGAAGACGAACTCCGACAGTACCAAAGAGGAAACTGACATAGAATCGGACGAGGAGTCACAGCAGGGCTATATGATTTATTTGCCAGAGGAAGACGCACAGAGTAACACCAACAGTGATGCTGTACCTGTGGTAGATGGGCAACAAGGAACCGTCAACTTGGCTGGTGACGATCAGTTATTAGTTGATGGTAGTCAAGAGAATGGTTTTGGACAAGACGTTATCCCTCCAGTACAGATAAACACTGGTGAACCACCTCTTGGGGCTGATGTGACAACAGGTCAAGAAGCGACTGACCAGATTGACAGAGGTGATACTTCTGACAAACAGGATGAGCAGGATGGCAGTACGCTCCCAGACACATCAGGTGATACCGAGGCAGACACAGATAACACAACGGCTCAAGATAACATACAGCAACAACCAGCAAGGCTCAGACGACGTAGAATATTACCTACACCACCAAGAGAATTACCATCAAGAACAAGAATTAGAAAACCACCCGCATATTTGAAAGATTACATCACCAAACAAGCTATTGGACAAACATCATCTTGGCTACAGAAAGTAGAATGGTTAACAAGACAACTGAAAGACGGAATGTTTAGAGGAATGGAGAATGACATCACACGTACCATCATTGAGATTGTGAAAGAAACACCATAG